A window of Alphaproteobacteria bacterium genomic DNA:
AAGACATCCGAGGACGAGTTGGTCGCCCTGCGCCGCGACATCCACAGGCACCCCGAGACCGCCTTCGAGGAAGTGCGCACCGCCGACATCGTCGCCGCCAAGCTCACCGAATGGGGCATCCCGATCCATCGCGGGCTGGCGACCACCGGCGTGGTCGGCACGCTCAAGGGCGCGCGGCCGGGCCAGAAGACCATCGGCCTGCGCGCCGACATGGACGCGCTGCACCTGCAGGAGAAGAACGATTTCGACCACCGCTCGGTGATCGACGGCAAGATGCATGCCTGCGGCCATGACGGCCATACCGCCATGCTGCTGGGCGCCGCCAAGCACCTCGCCGCCGATCCGGATTTCGCCGGCACCGTGCACTTCATCTTCCAGCCGGCCGAGGAAGGCCTGGGCGGCGCGCGGGTGATGATCGAGGAAGGCCTGTTCGACCTGTTCCCCTGCGACGCGGTCTACGGCATGCACAACATGCCCGGCCTGAAGCTCGGCCACTTCGCGATCTGCCCCGGCCCGATGCTGGCCTCGAGCGACTCCTGGACGGTGACCTTCAAGGGCACCGGCGGTCATGGCGCCATGCCCGATCGCGGCACCGATCCGACGACGCCGGCGGCCAGCTTCATCCTCGCCATCCAGGGCATCATCGGCCGCAACGTGGCGGCGACGCAGACCGCGGTGCTGAGCGTCGGCCACATCGCCGCCGGCAGCTTCGGCTCGCCCAACGTGATTCCCTCGGACGTCATGGTGCGCGGCACGGCGCGCAGCTTCAGCGCCGCGACGCGCGACCTGCTGGAGCGCCGCATGGGCGAGATCGCGCGCTCGACCGCCGAGGCCTGGGGCTGCAGCGCGGAGTACCACTACCAGCGCCGCTACCCGCCGCTGGTCAATGCCGCCGAGCAGACCGCGATCGCCATGAAGGCGGCCGCGGCCACAGTCGGTGTCGAGCACGTCGACGGCAAGATGGCGCCGATGACCGGCGCCGAGGATTTCGCCTTCATGCTCGAGAAGAAGCCCGGCGCCTACATCGTCATCGGCAACGGCGGCGAGGCCGAGGGCGGCTGCCACCACGTGCACACGCCGATCTACGACTTCAACGACAAGGCCCTGCTCACCGGCTCGGCCTACTGGGTCAACCTGGTGCAGCAGGAGCTTGGCGAGGACGCCTGACATACCCTGTCATCCCGAGCGCCAGCGAGGGATCCAGGCCGTCACTGGATCCCTCGCTACGCTCGGGATGACACCGCAATCAGCGGCGGGCGCGGCGGGCGGTGCAGCGCGAAGGCGATCTGCGCCGTGCCGCCGAGCAGCCCGAGCATGACCGCGAGCTGCCAGGCGAGATCGTAGGAGCCCAGCGAGTCGAAGATCACGCCGCCGCCGAAGGCGCCGACGAAGCTGCCGACCTGATGGCCCATGAAGGCCAGGCCGGCGATCATCGCCTGCCAGCGCAGGCCGAACATCTCGGCCACCGCGCCGGATACCAGCGGGCCGACGCCGAGCCAGACGAAGCCCATCACCGCGGCGAAGACCAGCGTGCCCAGGGGCGTCGGCGGAAACATGAAATAGAGCGCCAGGGTCAGCGAGCGCACGACGTAGATGCCGCCGAGCAGCGCCAGCTTGTTCCAGCGCCCGCCAGCCCAGCCGAAGAACAGGCAGCCCAGCACGTTGAAGCCGCCGATCACGCCCAGCGCCTGGGCGTTGAGCATCGGGTCCATGCCGCACAGGGCGAGATAGGACGGCAAGTGCGTGGTGAGGAAGATCAGCTGCATGCCGCAGACGAAATAGGCCGTCGCCATCACCACGAAGGGTGCGCTGGAGAAGGCGGTGAGCGCCGCGCCCTTCATGCTGGCGCTGGCGATGTCGCCGCCGCTCGCCGGCGGCAGCGGCACGCGATCGACGCGGCCGGCGATCCATGCCGCCGGAATCATGATCAACGCCAGCGCGACGAAGGACGCCACGCCGATGCGCCAGCCGTGCTCGTCGGTCAGCACCTGCCCCAGCGGCGCGGAGATCAGCGCGCCCAGCGAGCCCGCGCCGCTGACGATGCCCAGCACCGTGCTGCGTGCCGCCGCCGAGACCGAGCGCGTCGCCACCGACAACGAGATCGCCGCGGCCGTGCAGGCCAGCGCCATGCCGATCAGCACACCGGCGCCGATCAGCACGCCGACGAAGCCCTGCGCCATCGCCATCAGGGCGAGGCCGGCGACATAGAGCACCGATCCAGCCACCATGATCGGCCGGAAACCCCAGCGCACGGTGAGCGCGCCGGCCAGCGGCTGCAGGAAGCCCCAGGCCAGGTTCTGCACGGCGATCGCCAGGGTGAACTGCGAGACCGTGATGGCGATGTCGCGCGTCAGCGGCTGCAGGAACAGGCCGAAGCTCTGGCGCAGGCCCATGCTCAGGGAGAGCATCACGGAAACGCCGATCAGGATGGGCAACGCGGCACGCATGGGACGCTCGCTTGAGAATTACACCGATCTGTGTAATTCCTGATCCCCGTAAGCCCTGCCGTCAATGCAGAATTACACAGGTCTGTGCACTATGCGGAAATCGCCAAAACTGCCTATGAAAGAGCGGATCCTCGAGACCGCCGACCGGCTGTTCTACAGCCAGGGCATCCGCGCCGTGGGTGTCGACACCATCGCCGCCGAGATCGGCATCAGCAAACGCACGCTCTACAACCACTTCCCGTCCAAGGACGCGCTGATCGTCGCGTATCTGGAGCGCCGCAACGTGCAGACGCCGCCGTCGGACCGCGAGCCGGCCGACCTGATCCTGCGCTCCTTCGACCGGCTGGAACGCAGTTTCGGCACGCGGGCGTTTCGCGGCTGTCCCTTCGTCAACGCGGTGGCCGAGCTCGGCGAGGGCGAGCACGAGGCCAAGGCGGTGGCGCTGGAGTTCAAGCTGGGCCGGCAGGCCTGGTTCCACGACCTGCTGGTGAAGCTCGGGCTGCCCGAGCCCGACCTGCTGGCGGCCCAGCTGGCGATCCTGGTCGACGGCGCCATCGCCACCAACCTGGTGCGCGGCGATCCCGCCATGGCGCGCGCCGCCAAGGCGGCTGCGATCACGTTACTCAGTCAGGCGGGCGTGGCGATCCCCGGCGAGCATGTTATGACAGTCGCCGGGGAATAACCGCACGCACCAGAGGAAACGCCAATGCTCGGCCTGATGCAGGACCGCCCGCTGCTGATCTCGCAGATCATCGACTTCGCCGGCCGCTACTATCCCGATGTCGAGATCGTCTCGCGTACCGTCGAGGGGCCGATCCATCGCTACGGCTATCGCGATGCGCTGATCAGGGCCAAGAAGCTGGCCGAGGCGCTCCAGGGGCTGGGCATCAAGCTCGGCGATCGCGTCGGCACGATCGCCTGGAACACCTTCCGCCACTTCGAGTGCTATTTCGGCATCTCCGGCATCGGCGCGGTGCTGCACACAATCAACCCGCGCCTTGCGCCCGACCACGTCGCCTACATCGCCAATCACGCCGAAGACCAGATCATCTTCGTCGACCTCAACCTGCTGCCGATCGTCGAGGGCGTGATCGATCACCTCAAGACGGTGAAGCATGTCGTGGTGATGACCGACCGCGCGCACATGCCGGCCTCGAGCAAGATCGCCAACCTGCTGTGCTACGAGGAGCTGATCGCCAACCAGCCGGGCACGCTCACCTGGCCGACGTTCGACGAGAAGACGGCCTCGTCGCTGTGCTACACGTCGGGCACGACAGGCAATCCCAAGGGCGTGCTCTACTCGCACCGCTCGACGCTCATTCACACGATGATGGCATCGAATGGCTCGGTGATCCCGATGGATCCCGACACCACGCTGCTGCCGGTGGTGCCGATGTTCCACGCCAATGCCTGGGGCCTGGTCTACGGCGCGCCGATCGCCGGCGCCAAGCTGGTGTTCCCCGGCGCCAAGCTCGACGGCGCCAGCGTCTACGAGTTGCTCGACAAGGAACAGGTGACGCTCAGCGCCGGCGTGCCGACGGTATGGCTCGCCCTGCTCGACTATTGCGCACAGAACAAGCTCAAGATGTCGTCGGTCAAGCGCACCCTGATCGGCGGCTCGGCGGTGCCGATCTCGATGATCTCCCGTTTCTGGTATGAGCACGGCGTCGAGGTCGTCCAGGGCTGGGGCATGACCGAGATGAGCCCGCTCGGCACGACGACGCGCTTCAATCGCGGCGAGCGCCAGCTGCCCGACGCCGAGCGCTTCGCCATCACCGCCAAGGCGGGCCGCCCGGTGTTCGGCTGCGAGATGAAGATCGTCGACGACGCCGGCAACGACCTGCCGCAGGACGGCAGCGTCTCGGGCAACATGGTGGTGCGCGGGCCGTGGATCGTGAAGGGCTACATGAAAGGCGACGGCCAGAGCCAGTTCGGCAAGGACGACTGGTTCGCCACCGGTGACGTCTGCAAGATCGAGAAGGACGGCTCGGTGGTGAT
This region includes:
- a CDS encoding amidohydrolase, which gives rise to MPHDVLDALKTSEDELVALRRDIHRHPETAFEEVRTADIVAAKLTEWGIPIHRGLATTGVVGTLKGARPGQKTIGLRADMDALHLQEKNDFDHRSVIDGKMHACGHDGHTAMLLGAAKHLAADPDFAGTVHFIFQPAEEGLGGARVMIEEGLFDLFPCDAVYGMHNMPGLKLGHFAICPGPMLASSDSWTVTFKGTGGHGAMPDRGTDPTTPAASFILAIQGIIGRNVAATQTAVLSVGHIAAGSFGSPNVIPSDVMVRGTARSFSAATRDLLERRMGEIARSTAEAWGCSAEYHYQRRYPPLVNAAEQTAIAMKAAAATVGVEHVDGKMAPMTGAEDFAFMLEKKPGAYIVIGNGGEAEGGCHHVHTPIYDFNDKALLTGSAYWVNLVQQELGEDA
- a CDS encoding MFS transporter, producing the protein MRAALPILIGVSVMLSLSMGLRQSFGLFLQPLTRDIAITVSQFTLAIAVQNLAWGFLQPLAGALTVRWGFRPIMVAGSVLYVAGLALMAMAQGFVGVLIGAGVLIGMALACTAAAISLSVATRSVSAAARSTVLGIVSGAGSLGALISAPLGQVLTDEHGWRIGVASFVALALIMIPAAWIAGRVDRVPLPPASGGDIASASMKGAALTAFSSAPFVVMATAYFVCGMQLIFLTTHLPSYLALCGMDPMLNAQALGVIGGFNVLGCLFFGWAGGRWNKLALLGGIYVVRSLTLALYFMFPPTPLGTLVFAAVMGFVWLGVGPLVSGAVAEMFGLRWQAMIAGLAFMGHQVGSFVGAFGGGVIFDSLGSYDLAWQLAVMLGLLGGTAQIAFALHRPPRPPLIAVSSRA
- a CDS encoding long-chain-fatty-acid--CoA ligase, with the protein product MLGLMQDRPLLISQIIDFAGRYYPDVEIVSRTVEGPIHRYGYRDALIRAKKLAEALQGLGIKLGDRVGTIAWNTFRHFECYFGISGIGAVLHTINPRLAPDHVAYIANHAEDQIIFVDLNLLPIVEGVIDHLKTVKHVVVMTDRAHMPASSKIANLLCYEELIANQPGTLTWPTFDEKTASSLCYTSGTTGNPKGVLYSHRSTLIHTMMASNGSVIPMDPDTTLLPVVPMFHANAWGLVYGAPIAGAKLVFPGAKLDGASVYELLDKEQVTLSAGVPTVWLALLDYCAQNKLKMSSVKRTLIGGSAVPISMISRFWYEHGVEVVQGWGMTEMSPLGTTTRFNRGERQLPDAERFAITAKAGRPVFGCEMKIVDDAGNDLPQDGSVSGNMVVRGPWIVKGYMKGDGQSQFGKDDWFATGDVCKIEKDGSVVITDRSKDVIKSGGEWISSIDLENAAMSCPGVAEAAVIGVAHPKWDERPLLIVHPRPDAKVTKEQILAFLQGKVAKWWLPDDVQFVEAIPHGATGKILKTRLREQFKDYKLPTA
- a CDS encoding TetR/AcrR family transcriptional regulator, which translates into the protein MKERILETADRLFYSQGIRAVGVDTIAAEIGISKRTLYNHFPSKDALIVAYLERRNVQTPPSDREPADLILRSFDRLERSFGTRAFRGCPFVNAVAELGEGEHEAKAVALEFKLGRQAWFHDLLVKLGLPEPDLLAAQLAILVDGAIATNLVRGDPAMARAAKAAAITLLSQAGVAIPGEHVMTVAGE